The genomic region tttacattgtttgcaaactgatatgtgacacgtttaatgccaaaataacatgcgaAACAGGGGTAAAAAATATTttagctaaacaggtggggctcaaaacccCACTTGCCTTGAATTGGTGGCCACAATCAGCTATTTTCAAATCTTGTTCACTTTACATTTTGTAATACTTTTTGTTTGTCCATAAGATTACAGTAATTCCTTCCTTGGTTAGATGTTTATAGAATTAGTGGACTTTACTGGCAGTAGCAAGGGTCAGGCAAATTCCAGACTGTCTGCCAAAGAGGCCAGTCAGGAACAGAAGAAGCACATCAGCTGAATTATCGTAAATGTGCGAGACAGAGCGAGCAGAGACAAACCACGTGATCAATCCACCGGAAGTAAGCAAAGCCTGGCCCCTCTCAAAATGTCGGCGCCCAGAAAAGACATGCTTCCGAACGaagctggagagatggaggaaatgGAAGGGGGTGGCAGCGACGAAGACGAAATGGAAGAAGAGGGAAAGGATGGAGAACAGGAAACTCAAGTTTATGTCCCCGGAAAACAGCCTCTCCAACCCGGAGAGGAGCTCGAGATGGACCGGTCGGCTTACCGCATGTACCACGAGTGTCAGACAGGTTGGTCCAACCGTTAACTAGCAAATAGAGTGATTTTATTGCCCATCAAACAAATTAATTTGAATGTTTTAAACTGACAGGTGCTCCTTGCCTAAGCTTCGACGTGTTGAGAGATGCGAATGGAGACGGCAGGGAACAGTATCCCctctctatgttgctctgtgcaGGCACACAGGCTGACGCTGCCCTCAGCAACAGGTAGCTGTCACACCCACCGATCCATAACAATGACACTCAGCATACCCTCAGACTGCCTTCCTATTGTGAGGCTGATGTGAAGGGATCCCCAAATACTCACATTGAATATACTTTTTGCACACCCCGCTATTGGTAGTCCTTTATTGCCCAGGCCTCATTGACTTATCCTACCATACCTTGTCTCCTCCTTCCTCTAAGACTGCTTCTCATACGCATGCACAACCTCCACGGTACTACAGAGAAAGTGAAGGAGGGGGACGAGAGCAGTGATGgagagagtgatgaagaggatgatgatgaagataAGAAGCCACAGATGGAGTTGGCCATGATGCCTCACTACGGAGGGATCAACAGAGTCCGAGTGAGTTTAACtgttctcattgtctgagagtatCTGAATATCTCTTGCACCCTCAGTGTGTTCTTCTGTACATGCACCCTGATTGGACTGTGTGTTTTGTCAGGCAGCAGTATACTGTGGTTTGAAAGGCTCAACATTAACGTTGTCTATTTTCCCACCAGGTGACCCATCATGGAGATCAGTCATTGGCTGCTGTCTGGTCAGAGAAAGGTCAGGTGGAGATATTTGACCTCCGATCCCAGATGGAAGCCGTCTACAGTTCAGCTGCCATGTCAACCTTCGTCAAACAGCAGAAGGAAGCCACGCCGCTCTTCAGTTTCTCGGGTCACATGACTGAGGGCTTTGCCATTGATTGGTCGCCCAAAGTACCCGGTGAGTCGGTCCATTGCCACGTCTGATGTTTTGGTACGTCTAAAGCAGAGTGCATATTCCTCACCATCCGCTGTGTAGTTACTGTTCTATGTAGAAGCGGACGTCTACTATGTTGGCTTCCATCCCAAATTAATGAGAATGACTGGCTCAATCTAATTACCTTGAtgataaattagattttttttgtacAGGATTAGTCTTAATGTGGCTCTGGGAAACTGTCCCTAAATAAATGTGAATACATGAGTGGAATAATAATCTCATTTATTAGTGTGTTTTGTCTAAAAGGTCGGCTGGTCAGTGGCGACTGCAAAAAGAACATCCACGTGTGGGAACCACAGGAGGGAGGGACTTCCTGGCAGATCGACCAACGGCCTTTCAGTTCTCACACCAAGTCTGTGGAGG from Oncorhynchus masou masou isolate Uvic2021 chromosome 29, UVic_Omas_1.1, whole genome shotgun sequence harbors:
- the LOC135520651 gene encoding glutamate-rich WD repeat-containing protein 1-like, encoding MSAPRKDMLPNEAGEMEEMEGGGSDEDEMEEEGKDGEQETQVYVPGKQPLQPGEELEMDRSAYRMYHECQTGAPCLSFDVLRDANGDGREQYPLSMLLCAGTQADAALSNRLLLIRMHNLHGTTEKVKEGDESSDGESDEEDDDEDKKPQMELAMMPHYGGINRVRVTHHGDQSLAAVWSEKGQVEIFDLRSQMEAVYSSAAMSTFVKQQKEATPLFSFSGHMTEGFAIDWSPKVPGRLVSGDCKKNIHVWEPQEGGTSWQIDQRPFSSHTKSVEDLQWSPTEATVFASCSVDQSIRVWDTRAPPNSMLCAKEAHSSDVNVISWNRTEPFLLSGGDDGLLKVWDLRQFQSGRPVANFKQHSAPVTSVEWNPVDSSVFAASGADDVVSQWDLSVESCDVGAREEGVKDLPPQLLFLHQGQTEVKEIHWHPQIPGVMVSTALSGFNVFRTISV